Within the Tistrella mobilis genome, the region GCTTCCAGCCCGTCTGGGTGGTGGATGTCGCCGAGGCCGTGGTGCGCTCGCTTGAAGAGCCGGAATTTGCCGGTCGGACCTTCGAACTGGGCGGCCCCAGGGTCTACAGCTTCGCCCAGATCCTGGAATACATCCTGACCACCGTGCGCAAGCATCGCGGTCTGGTGCCGATGCCCTGGGCGCTTGCCGGGGTGGTGGCCCGTTTCGGCGATCTGCTGCCCGGCGGCATGGCGCCGCTGACCACGGACCAGCTGCGGATGCTGAAGCGCGACAATGTCGTGGCCGAGGGCGCCGAAGGGTTTGCCGCCTTCGGCATCCGCCCGACCCCGGTCGAGGCGGTGGTGCCGGATTATCTGGCCCGCTATCGCGCCTGGATCCATCGGCCGCGCGACGGCCGCGCCGGGAACTGAGCTGCTTTTCAGCGCCGAGGCCTGATATGCGGCCGGCCCCGACGGGGCCGGCCGCATGCTTTTCCGGGGGATGGCATGGCCGCGCGGCGCCGGGCGGTCGATCTGCGCTTGGCTTACCATCAATTCTTCTGAAACAAAAGCTTGTGGTGATATAGGTCAGGAAATGCGACCATTATCCCGACAAGCATTGCGGATCTACCTGCGAATCGCTCGCAACCCGGGGGCACCGGAAGAAAAGTAGTCCAGTTTCGGACCTTTCATCACGTTTTTACTCGCCAGGCGGTCTGGAAAGGCGTATATGACCTTCGAAGGCCTCCGTGCGCGCAAGGGGCGGGGTCCGGCTGTGTCGATCTGTCGGTGGAATGACCGGGATCGGGCGGGACGGATCCCTGATCAGCCTCCCCGGCGTTCGCGTCGTCTTCCGCCCGCCCGAGGCGGACCCTGACGCGACCGCAGACGACATGCCCGCAGCCAGGAACAGCCCCGGACCCGCCCGACCTGGCGGGTTGCCGATGCAGAACCCTGCCGGCACGGACGCCACCCTGACAAAGACGTCGCCCGCGACCCTTCTGTGGGTCCCGGACGGCACCGAACCGATCCGCGGCGCGGCCCCGGCCGAAGCGCGCGGACACCCAACCCCCTGCCGGGCAGGACATGCCCGGCCCACGGTCGAAGGACGAGGACCATGGCGCGCAAGCTGATGCAGTTCACCCGTATCGAGCAGAAGATGCCCGAGAAGCGAACCGCTCAAACCCGCGCCAAAGATTTCGGCGAGATCTATGCGGGGTTTGCGCCGGAACAGGCGGCCACCCAGGCCTCGCGCTGCTCCCAGTGCGGCATTCCGTTCTGCCAGGTGCATTGCCCGCTGCAGAACAACATCCCCGACTGGCTGAAGCTGACCGCCGAAGGCCGGCTGGAAGAGGCCTATACCATCTCGTCGGCGACCAACACCTTCCCCGAGATCTGCGGCCGCATCTGCCCGCAGGATCGTCTGTGCGAGGGCAACTGCGTCATCGAGAAGGGCTTCAACTCGGTGACCATCGGGTCGGTGGAGAAGTACATCACCGAGACCGCCTTCGAGAACGGCTGGGTCAAGGCGCCGAAGCCGGAGCGCGAACTGGGCCTGTCGATCGGCATCGTGGGCGCCGGGCCGGCCGGCCTTGCGGCGGCCGAAATGCTGCGCCGCCGGGGCTATGAAATTCATGTCTATGATCGCTACGACCGCGTCGGCGGGCTGCTGATCTATGGCATCCCCAATTTCAAGCTCGACAAGCAGGTCGTGCTGCGCCGCTGGAAGCTGCTTGAAGAGGGTGGGATCAAGTTCCACCTTGGCGTCGATATCGGTCGCGACGTGACGATCGAGGAGCTGCGCCAGCGTCACGAGGCGGTGCTGATCGCGACCGGCGTTTATCAGTCGCGTGAGATCAAGGTGCCGGGCGTGGGGCTTCAGGGTGTCGAGAAGGCGCTCGACTTCCTGACGGCGTCGGACCGGCTCAATCTGGGCGATGCGCTGTCCGACGAGATGCAGGCGCGGTTCTCGGCCAAGGGCAAGAACGTGGTCGTGGTCGGCGGCGGCGACACCGCCATGGACTGCGTGCGCACCTCGATCCGTCAGGGCGCCCAGTCGGTGACCTGCCTCTATCGCCGCAACCGGCAGAACATGCCCGGCTCGCAGCGCGAGGTGGCGAATGCGACGGAAGAAGGCGTCACCTTCGAGTGGCTGTCCAACCCCGAAGCCTTCCTCGGTAACGAGAAGGTCGAGGCGGTGCGGGCCGTGCGCATGCGCCTGGGCGCACCCGATCCGTCGGGGCGTCAGTCGCCGGTGGTGGTCGAGGGCAGCCAGTTCACCCTGAAGGCCGACCTGGTGATCAAGGCGCTGGGCTTCGACCCTGAAGATCTGCCGGTGCTGTTCCACTGCCCCGATCTGGTGACCACCCGCTGGGGCACGCTCAAGACCGATATCCGCACCTTCATGACCAGCGTCGACGGCGTTTTCGCCGCCGGTGACATCGTTCGCGGTGCCTCGCTGGTCGTCTGGGCGATCCGCGACGGCCGCGACGCCGCCGAGCAGATCGACCGCTATGTCCGCAATCGCATCACCGCTGCCGAGCAGTCGGCGGCTGCCAGCTGAACGCCTGGACGGGAGACAGAGCCATGTCCGAGATCATCCGCGAGACGGCCGAGACCTTCGTTGCCGCCTGGGCTGCCAACAAGGCCAAGCTGGAAGCCGCCCATGCCTATAACCCGGCCGACGAGCACGACGCCTGCGGCGTCGGCCTCGTCGCCTCGATCGACGGCACGCCCCAGCGGCGGGTCGTCGAGGCCGGCATCACCGCGCTTTCCAACCTGATGCACCGCGGTGCGGTCGACGCCGACGGCAAGACCGGCGACGGCGCCGGCATCCATCTGCAGATCCCCAAGGACTTCTTCCGCGAGCATATCGAGCGCACCGGCCACCGCATGGCCGAGGGCAGCGAGCTGGCCGTGGGGCAGGTCTTCCTGCCGCGCAACGATTTCGGCGCCCAGGAGCTGTGCCGCACGATCGTCGAGAGCGAGATCCTTGAACTCGGCTACACGATCTATGGCTGGCGCCAGGTGCCGGTGAACACCCGGGCGATCGGCGAGAAGGCCGCGGCGACGCGGCCCGAGATCGAGCAGATCATGATCGCCAACGACAAGGGCAACGGCACCGTCGCCTTCGAGCGCGATCTCTATCTCATCCGTCGCCGGATCGAGAAGAAGGTCCGCGAGGCGAGCGTCGCCGACTTCTACATGTGCTCGCTGTCCAGCCGCTCGATCATCTACAAGGGCATGTTCCTGGGCGAGCAGCTGACGGTGTTCTATCCCGACCTGCTCGACGAGCGGTTCGTGTCGAACTTCGTCGTCTACCATCAGCGCTATTCGACCAACACCTTCCCGACCTGGTCGCTGGCCCAGCCCTTCCGGATGCTCGCCCATAACGGTGAGATCAACACCGTGCGCGGCAACAGCAACTGGATGAAGAGCCACGAGACCCTGATGGTCTCGGAGGTCTTCGGGCCGGCGGGCGAGGACATCAAGCCGCTGATCCCGCAGGGCAGCTCCGACTCGGGCGCACTCGATGCGGTGTTTGAGGCGCTGTGCCATGCCGGCCGTTCGGCGCCGCTGGTGAAGCTGATGCTGGTGCCGCCGGCGTGGTCGAAGGTGCCGGACGTGCCGGAGGCGCACCGTTCGCTTTACGCCTATCTGAACACGGTCATGGAGCCCTGGGACGGCCCGGCGGCGCTGGCGGTCTATGACGGTCGCTGGATCGCGGCGGGCATGGACCGCAACGGTCTGCGCCCGATGCGCTATGCCATCACCGCCGACGGCCTGCTGGTCGTGGGGTCGGAAGCCGGTATGGTGCCGCTGACCGATCAGGACGTGATCGAGAAGGGGCGGGTCGGCCCGGGCGAGATCCTGGGTGTCGACCTCCAGGAGGGTAAGCTCTACCACGACCGCGCGCTCAAGGACCTGCTCGCGGCGGAGCATGACTATGCCTCCTGGGCGGGCAAGACCACCCGGCTCGGCGCGCTGATCGATCAGGTGCCCGCACCCCAGCCGCGCTTCAACGCCGACGAGCTTCGCCGGCGTCAGCTGGCCGTCGGCCTGACCATCGAGGACCTGGAGCTCATCCTTCATCCCATGGTGGAAGAGGGCAAGGAAGCCGTGGGCTCGATGGGCGACGACGCGCCGATCGCGGTGCTCTCCAGCCATTATCGCGGCCTGCACAACTTCTTCCGGCAGGAATTCAGCCAGGTGACCAACCCGCCGATCGACCCGCTCCGCGAGGAGATGGTCATGACGCTGGATACCCGCCTCGGCAACCTGGGCAACGTCTTCGCCCAGGACGAGAGCCAGATGAAGATCCTGCTGCTCGACAGCCCGGTCGTGACCAACCGCGCCTATGCCGCCATGCGCCGCTACATGAAGGATCGTGCGGTCGAGATCGACTGCACCATGCCGGCCGGTGCGGGCGAGGGCGTGCTGAAGAAGGCGCTGGAGCGGATCCGTCGCGAGGCGGAGGATGCCGTGCGCGGCGGTGCCGAGCACATCATCCTGACCGACGAGCGGCTGGACGAGACCAATGTCGCCGTGCCGATGATCCTGGCGGCGGGCGGTGTGCACACCCATCTGGTGAAGCAGAAGCTGCGCACCTTCTGCTCGGTCAACGTCCGCTCGGCCGAATGCCTCGATGTGCAGTACATGGCGGTGCTGGTCGGTGTCGGCGCCACCACGATCAACGCCTATCTGGCCGAGGAGACGATCTATGATCGTCATCGCCGCGGCCTGTTCGGCGATCTGACGGTCGACGAGGCGGTGTCGAACTTCAAGCACGCCGCCGATCTGGGCCTGCTCAAGGTGCTCTCGAAGATGGGCATCTCGGTGATCAGCAGCTATCGCGGCGCCTACAACTTCGAGGCGGTGGGCCTGTCGCGGTCGCTGGTGGCCGAGTTCTTCCCCGGCATGTCGTCGCGTGTCTCGGGCATCGGCCTCGCCGGTATCGAGCGCAAGACCATCCGCCAGCACGAGCGCGGCTTCCAGGGTGGCGCCTCGATCCTGCCGATCGGCGGCTTCTACCGCTACCGGGCGAAGGGTGAGGCGCATGGCCATGACGGCCGGCTGATCCACATGCTTCAGACGGCCGTCGCCAGCGACAGCTACACCCTCTACAAGAAGTATGCCGAGGGTGTGCGGGCGCTGCCGCCGATCCATCTGCGCGACCTGCTGGACTTCAAGACCAACCGCAAGCCGGTGCCGGTCGACGAGGTCGAGAGCATCACCTCGATCCGCAAGCGGTTCGAGACCCCGGCCATGTCGCTGGGCGCGCTGAGTGCGGAAGCGCACGAGACGCTGACCATCGCGATGAACCGGATCGGTGCGCATTCGAACTCGGGCGAGGGCGGCGAGAGCCGCGATCGCTTCCAGCCGCGTCCGAACGGGGACAACGCCAACTCCGGCACCAAGCAGGTCGCCTCGGGCCGCTTCGGCGTGACAACCGAGTACCTGAACAACTGCCGCGAGATCCAGATCAAGGTGGCGCAGGGTGCCAAGCCCGGTGAAGGCGGGCAGCTGCCCGGCTTCAAGGTGACGGTCGAGATCGCGAAGCTCCGGCATTCGACGCCGGGCGTGATGCTGATCTCGCCCCCGCCGCACCACGACATCTATTCGATCGAAGATCTGGCGCAGCTGATCTACGACCTGAAGCAGGTCAACCCCGATGCCGAGGTCTCGGTGAAGCTGGTCGCCCGCTCGGGCATCGGCACCATCGCGGCCGGCGTCGCCAAGGCCAATGCCGACGTGATCGTGATCTCGGGCCATAACGGCGGCACCGGCGCCAGCCCGCAGACCTCGATCAAATATGCCGGCGTGCCCTGGGAGATGGGCCTGTCCGAAGCCAACCAGGTGCTGACGCTCAACCGTCTGCGCCACCGGGTGCGGCTGCGTACCGACGGCGGCCTGAAGACCGGCCGCGACGTCGTCATCGCCGCCATGCTCGGTGCCGAGGAATTCGGCATCGGCACCACCTCGCTGGTGGCGATGGGCTGCATCATGGTCCGTCAGTGCCACAGCAACACCTGCCCGGTGGGCGTGTGCACCCAGGATCCGGCGCTGCGTGCCAAGTTCGACGGCACGCCCGAGAAGGTGGTGAACCTGTTCACCTTCATCTCGGAAGAGGTGCGCGAGATCCTGGCCCAGCTCGGTGCCCGGTCGCTGAACGAGATCATCGGCCGGTCGGACCTGCTGTCGCAGGTCAGCCGCGGCAGCGCGCATCTGGACGATCTGGACCTGAACCCGATCCTGGCCCAGGCCGATCCGGGCGATCTGCCCCGCTACTTCTCGCTGTCGGGCCGCAATCCGGTCCCCGACACCCTCGACGCGCAGATGATCGTTGACGCGGCGCCGGCCCTCAACGAGGGCGAGAAGATGCAGCTGACCTACAATGTGCGCAACACGCACCGGTCGGTGGGCACGCGTCTGTCGTCCAAGATCGTCCGCCGCTTCGGCATGGACGGGCTGCAGCCGGGGCACATCACCGTGCGTCTGCGCGGCTCGGCCGGCCAGTCGCTCGGCGCCTTCGCGGTGCAGGGCCTGAAGCTGGAGGTGATCGGCGACTCGAACGACTATGTCGGCAAGGGCCTGTCGGGCGGCAGCATCGTGGTGCGTCCGCCCTTCGTGACCACGCGCAAGAGCAACGAGAACGTCATCATCGGCAACACCGTGCTCTATGGTGCGACCTCGGGCGAGCTGTTCGCGGCCGGCCAG harbors:
- a CDS encoding NAD(P)-dependent oxidoreductase, giving the protein MARKLMQFTRIEQKMPEKRTAQTRAKDFGEIYAGFAPEQAATQASRCSQCGIPFCQVHCPLQNNIPDWLKLTAEGRLEEAYTISSATNTFPEICGRICPQDRLCEGNCVIEKGFNSVTIGSVEKYITETAFENGWVKAPKPERELGLSIGIVGAGPAGLAAAEMLRRRGYEIHVYDRYDRVGGLLIYGIPNFKLDKQVVLRRWKLLEEGGIKFHLGVDIGRDVTIEELRQRHEAVLIATGVYQSREIKVPGVGLQGVEKALDFLTASDRLNLGDALSDEMQARFSAKGKNVVVVGGGDTAMDCVRTSIRQGAQSVTCLYRRNRQNMPGSQREVANATEEGVTFEWLSNPEAFLGNEKVEAVRAVRMRLGAPDPSGRQSPVVVEGSQFTLKADLVIKALGFDPEDLPVLFHCPDLVTTRWGTLKTDIRTFMTSVDGVFAAGDIVRGASLVVWAIRDGRDAAEQIDRYVRNRITAAEQSAAAS
- the gltB gene encoding glutamate synthase large subunit; amino-acid sequence: MSEIIRETAETFVAAWAANKAKLEAAHAYNPADEHDACGVGLVASIDGTPQRRVVEAGITALSNLMHRGAVDADGKTGDGAGIHLQIPKDFFREHIERTGHRMAEGSELAVGQVFLPRNDFGAQELCRTIVESEILELGYTIYGWRQVPVNTRAIGEKAAATRPEIEQIMIANDKGNGTVAFERDLYLIRRRIEKKVREASVADFYMCSLSSRSIIYKGMFLGEQLTVFYPDLLDERFVSNFVVYHQRYSTNTFPTWSLAQPFRMLAHNGEINTVRGNSNWMKSHETLMVSEVFGPAGEDIKPLIPQGSSDSGALDAVFEALCHAGRSAPLVKLMLVPPAWSKVPDVPEAHRSLYAYLNTVMEPWDGPAALAVYDGRWIAAGMDRNGLRPMRYAITADGLLVVGSEAGMVPLTDQDVIEKGRVGPGEILGVDLQEGKLYHDRALKDLLAAEHDYASWAGKTTRLGALIDQVPAPQPRFNADELRRRQLAVGLTIEDLELILHPMVEEGKEAVGSMGDDAPIAVLSSHYRGLHNFFRQEFSQVTNPPIDPLREEMVMTLDTRLGNLGNVFAQDESQMKILLLDSPVVTNRAYAAMRRYMKDRAVEIDCTMPAGAGEGVLKKALERIRREAEDAVRGGAEHIILTDERLDETNVAVPMILAAGGVHTHLVKQKLRTFCSVNVRSAECLDVQYMAVLVGVGATTINAYLAEETIYDRHRRGLFGDLTVDEAVSNFKHAADLGLLKVLSKMGISVISSYRGAYNFEAVGLSRSLVAEFFPGMSSRVSGIGLAGIERKTIRQHERGFQGGASILPIGGFYRYRAKGEAHGHDGRLIHMLQTAVASDSYTLYKKYAEGVRALPPIHLRDLLDFKTNRKPVPVDEVESITSIRKRFETPAMSLGALSAEAHETLTIAMNRIGAHSNSGEGGESRDRFQPRPNGDNANSGTKQVASGRFGVTTEYLNNCREIQIKVAQGAKPGEGGQLPGFKVTVEIAKLRHSTPGVMLISPPPHHDIYSIEDLAQLIYDLKQVNPDAEVSVKLVARSGIGTIAAGVAKANADVIVISGHNGGTGASPQTSIKYAGVPWEMGLSEANQVLTLNRLRHRVRLRTDGGLKTGRDVVIAAMLGAEEFGIGTTSLVAMGCIMVRQCHSNTCPVGVCTQDPALRAKFDGTPEKVVNLFTFISEEVREILAQLGARSLNEIIGRSDLLSQVSRGSAHLDDLDLNPILAQADPGDLPRYFSLSGRNPVPDTLDAQMIVDAAPALNEGEKMQLTYNVRNTHRSVGTRLSSKIVRRFGMDGLQPGHITVRLRGSAGQSLGAFAVQGLKLEVIGDSNDYVGKGLSGGSIVVRPPFVTTRKSNENVIIGNTVLYGATSGELFAAGQAGERFCVRNSGAQAVVEGCGANGCEYMTGGTVVILGKVGHNFGAGMTGGMAFILDSDGSFERRVNPETLVWQRIATPHWEAVLRGLIERHVDETKSAFAQNLLDDWDRTLDRIWQVVPKEMVSRLEHPLNPEEVAAVTA